Proteins encoded in a region of the Streptomyces sp. NBC_00513 genome:
- the purU gene encoding formyltetrahydrofolate deformylase, translating into MSADPQQQPQQYVLTLSCPDKQGIVHAVSSYLFMTGCNIEDSRQFGDRDTGLFFMRVHFTADSPVTVDKLRASFTAIGDSFRMDWQIHRSDERMRIVLMVSKFGHCLNDLLFRSSIGALPVEIAAVVSNHTDFAELVGSYNVPFVHIPVTKDTKAAAEAELLELVRAERVDLVVLARYMQVLSDTLCKELSGRIINIHHSFLPSFKGAKPYHQAHARGVKLIGATAHYVTADLDEGPIIEQEVERVGHEVTPDQLVAIGRDVECQALARAVKWHSEHRVLLNGTRTVVFA; encoded by the coding sequence ATGAGCGCAGACCCGCAGCAGCAGCCCCAGCAGTACGTCCTGACCCTGTCCTGCCCGGACAAGCAGGGCATTGTGCACGCCGTGTCCAGCTACCTGTTCATGACCGGATGCAACATCGAGGACAGCCGACAGTTCGGCGACCGTGACACCGGTCTCTTTTTCATGCGGGTGCACTTCACGGCGGACTCGCCGGTCACGGTGGACAAGCTGCGGGCCAGCTTCACCGCGATCGGGGACTCCTTCCGGATGGACTGGCAGATCCACCGCTCCGACGAGCGCATGCGGATCGTCCTGATGGTGTCGAAGTTCGGCCACTGCCTCAACGACCTCCTCTTCCGGTCCAGCATCGGGGCGCTGCCGGTCGAGATCGCGGCCGTCGTGTCGAACCACACCGACTTCGCCGAGCTGGTCGGCTCGTACAACGTGCCGTTCGTGCACATCCCCGTGACGAAGGACACGAAGGCCGCCGCCGAGGCGGAACTGCTGGAACTGGTCCGCGCCGAGCGGGTCGACCTGGTCGTCCTCGCGCGGTACATGCAGGTGCTGTCGGACACCCTGTGCAAGGAGCTGAGCGGGCGGATCATCAACATCCACCACTCGTTCCTGCCGAGCTTCAAGGGCGCCAAGCCCTACCACCAGGCGCACGCCCGGGGCGTGAAGCTGATCGGCGCGACCGCGCACTACGTGACGGCCGACCTCGACGAGGGGCCGATCATCGAGCAGGAGGTCGAGCGGGTCGGCCACGAGGTCACGCCGGACCAGCTGGTGGCCATCGGTCGGGACGTGGAGTGCCAGGCGCTGGCGCGGGCCGTGAAGTGGCACAGCGAGCACCGCGTCCTCCTGAACGGCACCCGCACGGTCGTCTTCGCCTGA
- a CDS encoding sigma-70 family RNA polymerase sigma factor encodes MPKDVPPRWDRRMQQRLARGEAAALGELYDRFASLVHGLAHRVLGDETGADRITREVFGYIWENPDAYDPKQGSMRSWVARVTQRQAVDRLRQAELGRGSREELEQKVRTANAAARADYIVTSMPASLRAALELAYFKRRDYRQAAADLQISEDEARRRLRLGLQLLSTANVLPREGASPPGYGPPGYGTPR; translated from the coding sequence ATGCCGAAGGACGTACCACCGCGCTGGGACCGCCGCATGCAGCAACGACTCGCCCGGGGCGAGGCCGCGGCGCTCGGCGAGCTCTACGACCGGTTCGCCTCGCTGGTCCACGGCCTGGCCCACCGCGTCCTGGGCGACGAGACGGGCGCGGACCGGATCACCCGCGAGGTGTTCGGCTACATCTGGGAGAACCCGGACGCCTACGACCCCAAGCAGGGCTCCATGCGTTCCTGGGTCGCCCGCGTCACCCAGCGCCAGGCCGTGGATCGGCTGCGCCAGGCCGAACTGGGCCGCGGATCCCGTGAGGAACTGGAGCAGAAGGTGCGCACCGCCAACGCCGCCGCCCGCGCGGACTACATCGTCACCTCCATGCCCGCTTCCCTGCGAGCCGCCCTGGAACTCGCGTACTTCAAACGCCGCGACTACCGGCAGGCCGCCGCCGACCTGCAGATCAGCGAGGACGAGGCGCGCCGCCGGTTGCGGCTCGGGCTGCAACTGCTGTCGACCGCCAACGTCCTCCCCCGGGAAGGCGCCTCACCGCCCGGATACGGCCCGCCCGGATATGGAACGCCCCGATGA
- a CDS encoding EF-hand domain-containing protein produces MDSAEYERKIAARFATFDQDGSGYIDREDFSAAAKAVLAEFGTTARSDKGQAIFGGAEAFWQGMAGIADVDGDQRVSREEFVTGAAKRLRDNPHRFAEIARPFLRAVIAVADEDGGGATPAAAARVLSVLGTPVEVAGTVAEALDADGDGRISEDEILAAFAGYCGVEAPDA; encoded by the coding sequence ATGGACAGCGCAGAATACGAGCGCAAGATCGCCGCCCGATTCGCCACCTTCGACCAGGACGGGTCCGGCTATATCGACCGCGAGGACTTCAGCGCGGCCGCGAAGGCCGTGCTGGCCGAATTCGGTACGACGGCACGCTCGGACAAGGGCCAGGCGATCTTCGGCGGAGCCGAGGCGTTCTGGCAGGGCATGGCCGGCATCGCGGACGTCGACGGGGACCAGCGGGTCTCCCGCGAGGAGTTCGTGACGGGCGCGGCGAAGCGGCTGCGGGACAACCCACACCGGTTCGCGGAGATCGCCCGACCGTTCCTGCGGGCGGTGATCGCGGTGGCCGACGAGGACGGCGGCGGCGCCACCCCGGCCGCCGCGGCCCGTGTGCTGAGCGTGCTCGGCACCCCCGTCGAGGTGGCCGGGACGGTCGCCGAGGCGCTGGACGCTGATGGTGACGGCCGCATCTCCGAGGACGAGATCCTGGCGGCCTTCGCGGGCTACTGCGGCGTGGAGGCCCCGGACGCCTGA
- a CDS encoding ABC transporter substrate-binding protein: protein MTNRRRTATLTRTFLATAMGACLVAGCGTPPGDAGESGGALTVMTFAPMGTKATNMPGMPGMAKAYERWVNAKGGINGHKLRVLTCNEKNTPTGAADCAREAIAEKAVAVVGSYSQHGRAYMAPLEAEGIPFIGGYGVSSEEFQSPLSYPVNGGQPVLLAGAGHQLGRACSKVSLVRPDTLAGDALPVLLNAGLKANNVPEAADIRAAEDSADFAPQAREALANVSTGKDRSCVAAVLGERTETFFDAFRRSDGRHAKAQISSVLGSVSQSLVDRTGGKDSPFEGAYLTSWYPVSTDPLWEPMRKVISEQAFGDDTLDPDDSGAQTTWIAYSVLNEMVRRLDRGEDVTARRLTRALNQAESVKTGGLTPDLSWRYQDLRAVAGFPRISNGRVTFQIVRSGRLVAQPGEQTLDMTSTLEQAPRAT, encoded by the coding sequence ATGACCAATCGGCGACGCACGGCGACCCTCACCCGCACCTTCCTGGCCACGGCGATGGGCGCGTGTCTCGTCGCGGGCTGCGGGACGCCCCCCGGGGACGCGGGGGAATCCGGGGGCGCCCTCACGGTCATGACGTTCGCCCCGATGGGCACCAAAGCCACCAACATGCCGGGAATGCCCGGCATGGCCAAGGCGTACGAACGCTGGGTGAACGCCAAGGGCGGCATCAACGGCCACAAGCTGCGCGTCCTGACCTGCAACGAGAAGAACACCCCCACCGGCGCCGCCGACTGCGCGCGCGAGGCCATCGCCGAGAAGGCCGTCGCGGTCGTCGGCTCGTACAGCCAGCACGGCCGCGCCTACATGGCCCCCCTGGAGGCCGAGGGCATCCCCTTCATCGGCGGGTACGGGGTCTCCTCCGAGGAGTTCCAGAGCCCCCTGTCCTACCCCGTCAACGGCGGTCAGCCCGTCCTCCTCGCCGGCGCCGGCCACCAACTGGGCCGCGCCTGCTCCAAGGTGTCCCTGGTCCGCCCCGACACCCTCGCCGGCGACGCCCTGCCGGTACTGCTCAACGCCGGCCTCAAGGCCAACAACGTGCCCGAGGCCGCCGACATCCGGGCCGCCGAGGACTCCGCCGACTTCGCCCCGCAGGCCCGGGAGGCGCTCGCCAACGTCTCCACCGGCAAGGACCGCAGTTGCGTCGCGGCCGTGCTCGGCGAGCGCACCGAGACCTTCTTCGACGCCTTCCGCCGCTCCGACGGCCGGCACGCGAAGGCGCAGATCTCCTCCGTGCTCGGCAGCGTCAGCCAGTCCCTGGTGGACCGCACCGGCGGCAAGGACAGCCCCTTCGAGGGCGCCTACCTGACCAGTTGGTACCCGGTGTCCACCGACCCGCTGTGGGAGCCCATGCGCAAGGTCATCTCCGAGCAGGCCTTCGGCGACGACACCCTCGACCCCGACGACAGCGGAGCGCAGACCACCTGGATCGCCTACTCCGTGCTGAACGAGATGGTGCGGCGCCTGGACCGGGGCGAGGACGTCACCGCGCGCCGGCTCACCCGCGCCCTCAACCAGGCCGAGAGCGTCAAGACCGGCGGCCTCACCCCCGACCTGAGCTGGCGCTACCAGGACCTGCGCGCCGTCGCCGGTTTCCCCCGGATCTCGAACGGCCGGGTCACCTTCCAGATCGTCCGGTCGGGGCGACTCGTCGCCCAGCCCGGCGAACAGACCCTGGACATGACCTCGACGCTGGAGCAGGCCCCCCGCGCGACCTGA
- a CDS encoding maleylpyruvate isomerase N-terminal domain-containing protein: MTGPAEEFPEDFPDGYQRPVSGSAWIPGPRGPADDLDPRHAPDPLPRESPEPAPDRTPPPAREPSRLPLPEQSPPSEPSADPSADPSSEPPPPEPSAEPSAEDLAVPGPPPTHALLKSLLGAWALAACSAEETRAVEDHLTECAPCAEEALRLRDAVGLLQPEETLDLKPLLRSRVLEDCLGRRPARIPVPTWATPYDTETARLDALLRDFGDAEWHTPVRLKWFEEERRKTRRTTVAGVIGHLLTVDGLVAAALGLDDPLGPQAPPGDPTDRTEHFWNSHPHPTTRQVREPWREQGHTLIRTVSFAGRGVAELAVDYGHFALPLADAFLERAFECWVHAWDIAEAVDYPYEAPSAPHLHQMIDLAARLLPGALAERRRAGLAAPARGLVAAGAPGRTLHLEIEGAGGGGWDIALDSPAAKPSAEHTVAHVALEGTEFCQLAAGHISPEEAAAGQHGDREAIRDVLFAAASLSRL, translated from the coding sequence ATGACCGGTCCCGCCGAAGAGTTCCCCGAAGACTTTCCCGACGGCTACCAGCGGCCCGTGAGCGGTTCCGCGTGGATACCCGGCCCCCGCGGGCCCGCCGACGACCTCGATCCGCGGCACGCGCCGGACCCGTTGCCCCGGGAGTCGCCCGAACCCGCACCGGACCGGACGCCGCCGCCGGCGCGCGAGCCGTCCCGGCTCCCGCTGCCCGAGCAGTCGCCACCGTCGGAGCCCTCGGCGGACCCCTCGGCGGACCCGTCGTCGGAACCACCGCCGCCCGAGCCGTCGGCCGAACCCTCGGCCGAGGACCTCGCGGTGCCCGGCCCGCCGCCCACGCACGCCCTGCTGAAATCCCTGCTCGGCGCCTGGGCGCTGGCCGCCTGCTCGGCCGAGGAGACCCGGGCCGTGGAGGACCACCTCACCGAGTGCGCGCCCTGCGCCGAGGAGGCCCTGAGGCTGCGGGACGCCGTGGGCCTGTTGCAGCCCGAGGAAACCCTGGACCTCAAGCCGCTGCTGCGGTCGCGGGTGTTGGAGGACTGCCTGGGCAGGCGCCCCGCCCGCATTCCGGTACCGACGTGGGCGACGCCGTACGACACCGAGACGGCACGGCTCGACGCGCTGCTGCGGGACTTCGGCGACGCGGAGTGGCACACCCCGGTGCGGCTCAAGTGGTTCGAGGAGGAGCGGCGCAAGACGCGCCGGACCACGGTCGCCGGGGTGATCGGGCACCTCCTGACGGTGGACGGGCTCGTTGCCGCGGCCCTCGGGCTGGACGACCCGCTGGGCCCGCAGGCACCACCGGGCGACCCGACGGATCGTACGGAGCACTTCTGGAACTCCCACCCCCACCCGACGACCCGCCAGGTCCGCGAGCCGTGGCGGGAACAGGGGCACACCCTGATCCGTACGGTCTCCTTCGCGGGCCGCGGCGTCGCCGAGCTGGCCGTGGACTACGGGCATTTCGCGCTGCCCCTCGCGGACGCCTTCCTGGAGCGGGCCTTCGAGTGCTGGGTGCACGCCTGGGACATCGCGGAGGCCGTCGACTATCCGTACGAGGCCCCGTCCGCACCGCACCTGCACCAGATGATCGACCTCGCGGCGCGCCTGCTGCCCGGCGCGCTGGCCGAGCGGCGCCGGGCCGGACTGGCGGCACCGGCACGCGGACTGGTCGCGGCGGGGGCGCCCGGTCGGACCCTGCACCTGGAGATCGAGGGAGCGGGCGGTGGCGGCTGGGACATCGCGCTGGACTCGCCGGCGGCGAAGCCGTCGGCGGAACACACCGTCGCGCACGTCGCCCTGGAGGGCACCGAGTTCTGCCAACTGGCCGCGGGCCACATCTCCCCGGAGGAGGCGGCCGCCGGACAACACGGCGACCGCGAGGCCATCCGCGACGTCCTCTTCGCGGCAGCCTCCCTCAGCCGCCTCTAG